One segment of Salvelinus alpinus chromosome 1, SLU_Salpinus.1, whole genome shotgun sequence DNA contains the following:
- the LOC139537905 gene encoding myb/SANT-like DNA-binding domain-containing protein 4 isoform X1 yields MATRAAYFSPSEAQILMEAYEEVKDIIKKKGNTATVIKQREKAWQSIADRLNALNMNGPKRTWQQVKIKYKNILQNAVKKNTHRQGTGGGSPKADLTPAEDMALELNKGRPVLEGIPGGKETSIGSSQDATRFIQVSGSTVFLLEPPAQAPDDADPGEGPSAAATAHDGDDDEEETISLDSRRHEDPDAIQWENQPGNISSQAIRKLYGNHLRRQIELADIDIQYKKKKMENLALESEIKKRTIRKLDLEIKKLEREVRYAFNVHCMLTVTQMY; encoded by the exons atggcaactagagccgcgtacttttccccgtctgaagcacaaatcctcatggaggcatacgaggaggtaaaagatataattaagaagaaaggcaacaccgccacagtgataaagcaaagagaaaaagcgtggcaaagtattgcagaccgcctgaatgc attaaacatgaacgggccaaaacggacatggcagcaggtcaaaatcaaatacaagaacattctgcagaatg cagtgaaaaagaatacccacagacaaggcacgggtggtgggtcaccaaaggctgaccttaccccagcagaggacatggccttggagctaaataaaggcaggcccgtcttagaggggatccctggggggaaagagacgagcataggttcctcccaagatgccacccgcttcattcaag tgtctggcagcactgtgttcctgttagagccaccagcacaagcaccagacgatgctgatcca ggtgaaggccccagtgcagcagcaactgcacatgatggagacgatgatgaggaggagaccatctctctggattccagaaggcatgag gacccagatgctatacagtgggaaaaccagcctggcaacata agctcacaagctatcagaaagttgtatggcaaccacctccggcgccaaatagaactggcagacatagacattcagtacaagaagaaaaagatggaaaatcttgcactggagtccgaaataaaaaagaggacaattaggaaactggaccttgaaataaaaaaacttgagagggaggtgagatatgccttcaatgtacactgtatgctaactgtaacacaaatgtattaa
- the LOC139537905 gene encoding myb/SANT-like DNA-binding domain-containing protein 4 isoform X2 encodes MATRAAYFSPSEAQILMEAYEEVKDIIKKKGNTATVIKQREKAWQSIADRLNALNMNGPKRTWQQVKIKYKNILQNAVKKNTHRQGTGGGSPKADLTPAEDMALELNKGRPVLEGIPGGKETSIGSSQDATRFIQVSGSTVFLLEPPAQAPDDADPGEGPSAAATAHDGDDDEEETISLDSRRHEDPDAIQWENQPGNISSQAIRKLYGNHLRRQIELADIDIQYKKKKMENLALESEIKKRTIRKLDLEIKKLERELQEDDTAQNKN; translated from the exons atggcaactagagccgcgtacttttccccgtctgaagcacaaatcctcatggaggcatacgaggaggtaaaagatataattaagaagaaaggcaacaccgccacagtgataaagcaaagagaaaaagcgtggcaaagtattgcagaccgcctgaatgc attaaacatgaacgggccaaaacggacatggcagcaggtcaaaatcaaatacaagaacattctgcagaatg cagtgaaaaagaatacccacagacaaggcacgggtggtgggtcaccaaaggctgaccttaccccagcagaggacatggccttggagctaaataaaggcaggcccgtcttagaggggatccctggggggaaagagacgagcataggttcctcccaagatgccacccgcttcattcaag tgtctggcagcactgtgttcctgttagagccaccagcacaagcaccagacgatgctgatcca ggtgaaggccccagtgcagcagcaactgcacatgatggagacgatgatgaggaggagaccatctctctggattccagaaggcatgag gacccagatgctatacagtgggaaaaccagcctggcaacata agctcacaagctatcagaaagttgtatggcaaccacctccggcgccaaatagaactggcagacatagacattcagtacaagaagaaaaagatggaaaatcttgcactggagtccgaaataaaaaagaggacaattaggaaactggaccttgaaataaaaaaacttgagagggag ctccaagaagatgacacagctcaaaataaaaattag
- the LOC139537905 gene encoding myb/SANT-like DNA-binding domain-containing protein 4 isoform X3, with product MATRAAYFSPSEAQILMEAYEEVKDIIKKKGNTATVIKQREKAWQSIADRLNALNMNGPKRTWQQVKIKYKNILQNAVKKNTHRQGTGGGSPKADLTPAEDMALELNKGRPVLEGIPGGKETSIGSSQDATRFIQVSGSTVFLLEPPAQAPDDADPDPDAIQWENQPGNISSQAIRKLYGNHLRRQIELADIDIQYKKKKMENLALESEIKKRTIRKLDLEIKKLEREVRYAFNVHCMLTVTQMY from the exons atggcaactagagccgcgtacttttccccgtctgaagcacaaatcctcatggaggcatacgaggaggtaaaagatataattaagaagaaaggcaacaccgccacagtgataaagcaaagagaaaaagcgtggcaaagtattgcagaccgcctgaatgc attaaacatgaacgggccaaaacggacatggcagcaggtcaaaatcaaatacaagaacattctgcagaatg cagtgaaaaagaatacccacagacaaggcacgggtggtgggtcaccaaaggctgaccttaccccagcagaggacatggccttggagctaaataaaggcaggcccgtcttagaggggatccctggggggaaagagacgagcataggttcctcccaagatgccacccgcttcattcaag tgtctggcagcactgtgttcctgttagagccaccagcacaagcaccagacgatgctgatcca gacccagatgctatacagtgggaaaaccagcctggcaacata agctcacaagctatcagaaagttgtatggcaaccacctccggcgccaaatagaactggcagacatagacattcagtacaagaagaaaaagatggaaaatcttgcactggagtccgaaataaaaaagaggacaattaggaaactggaccttgaaataaaaaaacttgagagggaggtgagatatgccttcaatgtacactgtatgctaactgtaacacaaatgtattaa